One Prunus dulcis chromosome 7, ALMONDv2, whole genome shotgun sequence DNA segment encodes these proteins:
- the LOC117634038 gene encoding acidic leucine-rich nuclear phosphoprotein 32 family member B-like, with protein sequence MLSDYKLTDEAEVREALNGSPASEWLANSSNYGHYRDEYIRYRHYEDLREAEREDRNLVGANIRVGNISPQPWSVRIPCWAAENGSKLVRIPRGQDSLDLPLPAGVTHVTAEAATEILELNAGLNAVLFSTSLEASIEISRLRQEIEKLKNTSGTTIASSGIGEDVIDDDAEHEFRTKFKADHIGRKGKTKIVIPEEHEEDEEEEEEEEEEEDEEEDEDDAWIDETEVGDEDEEADEDEVGDEDEEADDGRAAAKGNLNAEQDSTHQKGKVEKSLRSRTPKRKKTK encoded by the exons ATGCTTTCTGATTATAAGCTAACTGATGAGGCAGAAGTCAGGGAAGCACTGAATGGGTCCCCCGCTTCAGAATGGCTTGCAAATTCATCCAACTATGGCCACTACAGAGATGAGTACATAAGGTACCGCCACTATGAGGACTTACGTGAAGCG GAAAGAGAAGATCGAAATCTCGTAGGGGCCAATATAAGGGTAGGAAACATCTCTCCTCAGCCATGGTCAGTGCGAATACCATGCTGGGCAGCCGAAAATGGAAGTAAACTTGTGCGGATACCGCGTGGGCAAGATAGTCTTGATCTACCATTACCTGCTGGTGTGACACAT GTAACTGCTGAAGCTGCAACTGAGATTTTGGAGCTGAATGCTGGGTTGAATGCCGTACTATTTTCAACTTCATTGGAAGCAAGCATAGAGATCAGTCGCCTACGGCAAGAGATT gagaaattgaagaacacCTCGGGAACAACCATTGCAAGTTCAGGTATTGGTGAAGACGTCATAGATGATGATGCAGAACAT GAGTTTCGCACAAAATTTAAAGCTGACCACATAGgtagaaaaggaaagacaaaaattgtgataccAGAAGagcatgaagaagatgaggaagaggaagaagaagaggaagaagaggaagatgaagaggaagatgaagacgaTGCTTGGATCGACGAGACAGAGGTTggggatgaggatgaggaagcCGATGAGGACGAGGTTggggatgaggatgaggaagcCGATGACGGCAGGGCCGCAGCTAAGGGTAATCTGAATGCAGAACAAGACTCCACACACCAAAAAGGCAAAGTTGAGAAAAGTCTTCGTTCACGTAccccaaagagaaagaaaaccaagtaA
- the LOC117634037 gene encoding protein MAINTENANCE OF MERISTEMS-like, with product MHDTVKAKVKESGFLPFLSILGHGKKGDRPLLVALAERWWDTTHTFHFDEVGEMTMTPTDFAAITGLRVGGKRLTYDLDIYRNKNKVVKLFGKPIADLLAGERRVPYESLCTPYWRKNPKNDKEADQIARAFILCLIGSSFLNDKSQYVSMHYAPCLEIVSDIGKYDWGGAALACLYRSLDSCSRGRSSSMGGYWRAWEVWACEYLKPFALSRPSGTLNTWLRTLRWVGAKSKRDLQHHLEHFRVMMRHLTNDQVNWNPWGTNESDMPEAVINSVPATRKRILLEGPAGSAWFLG from the exons ATGCACGACACGGTGAAAGCAAAGGTGAAAGAATCAGgatttttgccttttttgtcAATACTGGGACATGGAAAGAAAGGGGATAGGCCATTACTTGTGGCCTTAGCTGAGAGATGGTGGGACACTACCCACACATTCCACTTCGATGAAGTTGGAGAGATGACAATGACCCCGACGGACTTCGCAGCAATCACAGGATTGCGTGTTGGTGGGAAGCGATTAACGTACGACTTGGACATTTACAGAAATAAGAACAAGGTGGTGAAATTGTTTGGGAAACCAATTGCAGACCTACTGGCAGGGGAAAGGAGAGTGCCGTATGAAAGCCTTTGCACTCCGTACTGGAGGAAGAATCCGAAAAATGATAAAGAAGCTGACCAAATTGCAAGGGCATTTATACTGTGCTTGATTGGCTCCTCATTCCTCAATGACAAGAGCCAATACGTGAGTATGCACTACGCCCCCTGTCTGGAAATAGTCTCAGACATTGGTAAATACGACTGGGGCGGTGCGGCATTGGCTTGCTTGTATAGATCATTGGATTCTTGTTCCAGGGGCAGGTCATCAAGCATGGGCGGGTATTGGAGGGCATGGGAG GTATGGGCTTGCGAGTACCTAAAGCCGTTTGCTTTATCAAGGCCCAGTGGGACCTTGAACACGTGGCTCAGAACATTGAGGTGGGTTGGTGCAAAATCAAAGCGGGACTTGCAACATCACTTGGAACATTTTAGAGTGATGATGCGACATCTAACAAATGATCAG GTTAATTGGAACCCATGGGGGACCAATGAATCCGACATGCCGGAAGCCGTCATAAATAGTGTGCCAGCAACCCGTAAACGAATCCTACTTGAGGGACCAGCTGGTTCAGCCTGGTTTTTGGGATAG